One Solanum lycopersicum chromosome 2, SLM_r2.1 genomic region harbors:
- the LOC101252252 gene encoding protein RST1 isoform X5 gives MGSLLHQVQLCGVELLDVMFSLCTNPKHTSSIENILEVSRRILIVQKDLGLSFIPELSTITLSLFMVLMQSELEHEQFLEVKLVLFLLKWKHENENDVFRDAYDLNEELLFIFPAISLLSSPSKSVKQLATDLLHILGKLSSKLLIAQKTGQPKGMKFPTISTPKYIVFRLLQHIWLQELSPLSGSFYLNYEPSHVTSIRDEHYVSKTWSSLVTDHLHHIIARRKSSSISQSQNIFLIDMPMILSAIACVLVMHQADGSSSVDILANSSRADPKLGVPLLLVIQFYNHIFSTNTSVDSHGVLLKLLELLPSLASHPAIIPLVIQTLLPMLQNDKKPVLFATAIRLLCKTWEYNDRVFGTLQGVLLANRFTRFASKRDICISMAVSICDICRRNPDRGVDLILSIAACVENQDPLVQSLGLQSLGHLCEADAIDFYSAWDVIAKHVLNYSANAMVAHSLCLLLNWGAMDAQAYPEASVDVLKILWNIGTSQDCRQASLWSKARASAFVALTSYEVEHLERSIPDFKDRNLEYLVSETDPEVLTALEGFEVKLITFEHITRRRLVKQKKVSGNKIEKLLDVFPRLIFASGKERREKELPGAALFCLPFTKKDSRKPGASEDLQDVQAKYEASLIDIATSLQLSRNILISILSLQSWKPFMRRWMRAYVLLLDAKLQTAVLDKTPKAAMEILKSMTAIAERSLPRSAENIALAVGALCSVLPASAHAVKATASKFLLDWLFQHEHEYRQWSAAISLGLISSCLHLTDHKQKFENINALLEVASVSKSTLVKGACGVGLGYSCQTLLARAAAHPGKETHKIEEAELLRKIIRTLSQMISQFTPSSADVLETLSVSFPLRSDNLNSNFAGEFLGSMSENLEEDVWGVAGLVLGLGNCVGAMYRAGMYDAVLNVKALLISWIPHPSEVTTMSKDHEILLFVGSCLAVPTVMATCQRFELIDDAELEHLLSCYKELISELLSIKRFDTFHQSLLMASCLGAGSLVGVVLNEGSHSLKIEHIKELLALFRKSYADSNPPLIYLGAMLGVVNALGAGAGTLIEPHPLSSSHSSSDQKEASYISGPLITNDVLEPDLTSLVQEMFLVAQNSDAHQLQQHAAWAISFLRHYLWVKDLQNDESTSENDSVGSKTVSQNFPEDSTVMKLSMWLMHLNYLGTGDVSHVNTVSSVLRCLSHASRLPPLDWGAIIRRCMRYESRVAGLLAQDITFERGNLREECLLFSLSHANQFDPLLSFLDELCDIPRLRVLESRLQFFLLSHLADLVKIFSGSRIVKLFEDVAELLSWSTCPESCDPLEKITFRISCWRGLQLCLDESSHHTQDYKSSMEKCMEFLFTLLPSAQTDESCQVKIFEEWSEALRCLEKAQQGWLLDLLKVSEVNFTVANSLSFETVKKIQAIAKLVQSGSLPLTVLGKLKACLLDSRSQDIWDALTEVSITVQHAEGNAKRQWLIEALEISCITRFPSTALQFVGLLCGSCCIYRPVLIVDKFTVLSDLPVTLTSLLSDSSWMVVADSVVSYLWASTERIYEWNKQLKGGFDTQSIDKSENDIACFLLLVMYQACVSLKDHLPSEKQLQLANMVVPANMDVHAFQARLNFDMKSLPLL, from the exons ATGGGATCG CTGCTTCATCAAGTTCAGTTATGTGGTGTGGAGCTTCTGGATGTTATGTTCTCCTTGTGTACAAATCCAAAGCACACGAGTTCAATTGAGAACATTTTAGAAGTATCGAGGCGCATATTGATTGTGCAAAAAGATCTTGGTTTGAGCTTTATACCTGaattatcaacaattacccTGTCCTTATTTATGGTGCTTATGCAGTCTGAACTTGAACATGAACAATTCTTGGAGGTGAAACTTGTTCTATTTCTGTTGAAGTGGAAACATGAGAACG AGAATGATGTCTTTAGAGATGCATATGATTTGAATGAAGAGCTCTTATTCATCTTCCCTGCTATCAGCCTTCTTTCTTCTCCATCTAAATCAGTAAAACAATTAGCAACCGATTTGCTTCACATTTTGGGAAAGCTTTCGAGTAAGCTACTTATTGCACAAAAAACTGGACAGCCGAAAGGAATGAAATTTCCGACCATTAGTACACCTAAATACATAGTCTTCAGACTCTTGCAGCATATATGGCTTCAG GAACTGTCTCCATTGTCTGGTTCTTTTTATCTGAATTACGAGCCTAGTCATGTCACTTCTATTAGAGACGAGCACTATGTATCAAAAACTTGGAGCTCATTGGTTACCGACCACTTGCATCATATTATTGCAAGAAGGAAGTCCTCATCCATCTCTCAGTCTCAGAATATCTTTCTGATCG ATATGCCCATGATACTCAGTGCAATTGCCTGTGTCCTCGTCATGCATCAAGCAGATGGGAGCTCTTCTGTTGATATCTTGGCTAATAGTAGCAGAGCGGATCCTAAACTAGGTGTCCCTTTGTTACTAGTCATTCAATTCTACAATCATATATTTTCCACGAACACAAGTGTTGACTCTCATGGAGTTCTG CTAAAACTTCTGGAACTGCTGCCATCACTTGCTTCCCATCCTGCAATCATACCTCTCGTTATTCAGACACTGTTGCCTATGCTTCAGAATGATAAGAAACC TGTTCTATTTGCCACTGCGATTCGCTTACTTTGCAAAACCTGGGAATACAACGACCGTGTCTTTGGGACCTTGCAG GGAGTACTACTTGCGAATAGATTTACTCGGTTTGCGTCTAAGCGAGATATTTGCATTAGCATGGCTGTTTCCATCTGTGATATCTGCAGAAGAAATCCTGATCGTGGAGTGGACCTTATTTTATCCATTGCG GCTTGCGTGGAGAATCAAGATCCTTTAGTGCAGTCTCTGGGTCTTCAAAGCCTTGGCCACCTCTGTGAAGCCGATGCCATTG ATTTTTATTCTGCTTGGGATGTGATTGCAAAGCATGTGCTAAACTACTCAGCGAACGCCATGGTTGCTCACAG CCTCTGTCTTCTTTTGAACTGGGGTGCGATGGATGCACAAGCATACCCTGAGGCATCAGTAGATGTGTTGAAGATACTATGGAATATTGGAACCTCCCAAGATTGTAGACAAGCTTCCTTATGGTCCAAAGCTCGGGCATCTGCCTTTGTGGCATTAACCAGTTATGAG GTAGAGCATCTTGAAAGAAGTATTCCGGACTTCAAGGACAGAAACTTGGAGTATCTTGTGTCCGAGACTGACCCTGAAGTGCTTACTGCGCTGGAAGGATTTGAAGTCAAACTTATAACTTTCGAGCACAT CACCCGGCGAAGATTAGTAAAGCAGAAAAAGGTGTCTGGAAACAAAATTGAGAAGCTGTTAGATGTTTTTCCACGTCTCATCTTTGCTTCAG gaaaagaaagaagagaaaaagaattaCCTGGTGCAGCTCTTTTTTGCCTTCCCTTTACAAAGAAAGATTCAAGGAAGCCAGGAGCATCAGAG GACTTGCAAGATGTACAAGCTAAATATGAAGCCTCACTGATTGATATAGCAACATCTCTTCAACTGTCAAGAAATATATTGATATCAATTCTTTCTTTGCAATCATGGAAGCCCTTCATGCGGAGGTGGATGAGAGCTTATGTCTTGTTACTTGATGCTAAGTTGCAGACTGCTGTTTTGGACAAAACTCCTAAAGCTGCCATGGAAATTCTTAAG AGTATGACAGCAATTGCAGAGAGATCTCTCCCTCGATCTGCTGAGAATATTGCATTAGCTGTTGGAGCCCTTTGTTCG GTGTTGCCTGCTTCCGCACATGCTGTTAAAGCGACCGCCTCAAAGTTTTTGCTGGATTGGTTGTTCCAACATGAACATGAGTATCGCCAATGGTCAGCAGCAATCTCTCTTGGTCTGATATCAAGTTGCCTACACCTCACTGATCACAAGCAGAAATTTGAGAATATCAATGCACTGCTTGAG GTTGCATCTGTGAGCAAAAGCACACTTGTGAAAGGAGCTTGTGGAGTTGGGTTAGGTTATTCATGTCAAACTCTTCTAGCCAGAGCTGCTGCTCACCCGGGCAAAGAGACACACAAGATAGAGGAAGCAGAATTGTTGAGAAAGATCATCAGAACCTTATCCCAGATGATCTCTCAATTCACACCTTCTTCGGCTGATGTTCTTGAAACTCTTTCAGTATCTTTTCCACTTCGATCAGataatttgaattcaaattttgcTGGTGAATTTCTTGGCTCGATGAGTGAGAATTTAGAGGAAGATGTGTGGGGCGTTGCAGGGCTTGTATTGGGTTTGGGTAATTGTGTTGGTGCAATGTACAGAGCTGGGATGTATGATGCAGTTCTTAATGTGAAAGCGTTACTTATTTCATGGATTCCACACCCTTCTGAAGTTACAACTATGAGCAAAgatcatgaaattttattatttgtgggCTCGTGTCTTGCTGTACCTACTGTAATGGCCACATGTCAGAGGTTTGAACTTATTGATGATGCAGAGCTGGAACATCTTTTGAGTTGCTATAAGGAACTAATCTCTGAGCTACTCTCTATTAAAAGATTTGACACCTTCCACCAGAGCTTATTGATGGCATCTTGTTTGGGAGCAGGAAGTCTTGTTGGTGTGGTTTTGAATGAAGGGTCGCACTCTTTGAAAATtgaacacattaaagaattGCTTGCACTGTTCAGAAAAAGTTACGCAGACTCCAATCCTCCACTAATTTATCTCGGTGCCATGCTTGGAGTTGTAAATGCATTAGGAGCAGGTGCAGGGACACTGATTGAACCCCACCCTTTGAGTTCATCACATTCTTCTTCTGATCAGAAG GAAGCTTCTTATATATCTGGTCCTTTAATTACAAATGATGTTCTCGAGCCTGATTTAACATCACTTGTGCAAGAGATGTTCCTAGTTGCGCAAAATTCTGATGCTCATCAGTTACAGCAGCATGCAGCATGGGCAATCTCATTTCTTAGACATTATTTGTGGGTCAAAGATCTTCAAAATGATGAAAGTACCTCAGAGAATGATTCTGTTGGTTCGAAGACCGTCTCACAAAATTTTCCTGAGGACAGCACGGTCATGAAATTGTCTATGTGGCTAATGCATCTGAACTATCTTGGG ACAGGTGATGTCTCACATGTAAACACAGTTTCTAGTGTTCTGCGGTGTCTCTCACATGCTTCTAGGCTACCACCATTGGATTGGGGCGCAATCATCAGACGGTGCATGAGATATGAGAGTCGAGTTGCTGGCTTGTTGGCACAAGACATAACTTTTGAGAGAGGAAATCTCAGGGAGGAATGCTTGCTTTTCTCATTATCGCATGCTAACCAATTTGATCCTCTCCTTAGCTTCCTTGATGAGCTATGTGACATCCCTCGGTTGAGGGTGCTCGAGTCACGCCTGCAATTCTTTTTGCTTTCACATTTGGCCGACCTGGTTAAGATTTTCTCAGGTTCTCGGATCGTGAAATTATTTGAAGATGTTGCTGAGTTATTATCATGGTCTACTTGTCCTGAGAGTTGTGACCCCCTAGAAAAAATCACATTTAGGATTTCATGCTGGAGGGGACTTCAATTGTGTTTGGATGAATCTTCTCATCACACTCAAGACTATAAATCTAGCATGGAAAAATGCATGGAGTTTCTCTTTACTTTGCTGCCTTCTGCTCAAACTGACGAGTCTTGTCAGgttaaaatttttgaagaatggtCTGAAGCACTTAGATGCCTGGAGAAGGCTCAACAAGGATGGCTATTGGATCTTCTAAAG GTTTCAGAGGTGAACTTCACTGTCGCAAACTCTCTGTCGTTTGAAACTGTGAAAAAGATTCAAGCAATAGCAAAACTAGTTCAAAGTGGTTCCCTGCCATTGACTGTGCTTGGTAAACTAAAAGCTTGTCTTTTGGACAGCAGATCTCAAG ATATTTGGGATGCTCTAACTGAAGTTTCAATAACCGTACAACATGCTGAAGGGAATGCCAAAAGACAATGGCTCATTGAGGCACTGGAAATTAGTTGCATTACGAGATTTCCGTCCACG GCTCTGCAGTTTGTCGGCCTGCTATGTGGAAGCTGCTGTATCTATAGGCCCGTGTTAATTGTGGACAAATTCACTGTTTTGAGCGATCTGCCAGTCACCCTCACGTCCCTCCTCTCGGATAGCTCCTGGATGGTAGTAGCAGATTCTGTTGTTTCTTATTTGTGGGCGTCGACGGAGCGGATATATGAATGGAACAAACAATTGAAAGGTGGTTTTGATACACAGTCCATCGACAAGAGTGAAAATGATATAGCCTGCTTTCTCCTACTAGTGATGTATCAGGCTTGTGTGTCCTTGAAAGATCATCTACCTTCAGAGAAACAGCTTCAGCTTGCCAATATGGTGGTACCAGCAAATATGGATGTCCATGCGTTCCAAGCaagattaaattttgatatgaaGAGTCTACCTCTGCTTTGA